Below is a genomic region from Ochotona princeps isolate mOchPri1 chromosome 28, mOchPri1.hap1, whole genome shotgun sequence.
ACACCCTCTTCCCAATTGTCAAGACTTATTATTGTACAGCGATTCTAGAAACTGAACTAGAAAGTGTCTTAAGAGATTTCCACTTCAAACTACCAAGGAAAGAAGATAATATCTACTGGGAGTGATTTCCTACTAACCAACTCCACTTCAAAGAGCAGAAGGTGTTCCACTGTCAGagccatttcaaaaaaaaaacattgagcctcctttcctctcctaCCTTGAACCTGAGCCTCTCTCTAGTATCTTTGTCAGGGCCCCCTTAACATCCTTGTTCCTTAAGGTATAAATCAAAGGATTGAGCATGGGGGTAACAATCGTATAAAAAAGAGCAACAAACTTTCCCCCCTTCTCAGAATAACTGCCAGTGGGTTGGAGATATGTGTAGATAGCTGAGCCATAAAAAAGGGAAACCACAAGAAGGTGAGAACCACAGGTCCCAAAAGCCTTTCTCCGTCCAGCCACTGACTTGACCCTCAGCACTGCCATAGTAATATGTATGTAGGAGACAAGAATTAGTACTGCTGGAAAGACCAAGATTACCGCTCGAGCCACAAACATCTTTGCCTCTGTTCCTCCTGTGTCCTCACAAGCTAACTTCAGGAATACAGGCATCTCACAGAAGAAATGGTTTAAGTGATGGCCACAAAGAGGCATGGCCATCATAAGACCTGTTTGAATCAGAGAGTTTATAAAACCACCCAACCAGGCGGTAAAAGCCAATGCCTGGCAAAGAATGGGGTGCATTATGGTCATATAATGGAGCGGACGACAGATGGCAGCATAGCGATCAAAAGCCATTACCACCAAGAGCATACTCTCAGTGGAGCCCAAGGCAAGCACAACGAAGAGCTGGGCCACACACCCTCCATAGCTGATGGTCCGGTCAGATCCTCCAAGATTGATCAGAAGCTGGGGCACAGTGCTTGTAGTATAGCAGAGATCCAGGAAGGAGAGGTGGCAGAGAAAGAAGAACATGGGTGTTCGCAGTCGAATATCCAGTTGAGAGAGAGCAATAATAGTGGTGTTGCCAAAGAGAGTTAGAGAgtagaaaatcaaaataaagatgaaaagaaagacTTCCAACTGAGGCCAATCTGAGAAACCCATCAAAATAAAGCCTTCTATGAAAGTAGTGTTGAAACTTCCCATAGCCTTTTACCCATCCAACCAGTACAAGACAGTTTAATGCCTCTTATAAAGAATATAGATTAAAATTTTATCTGCAGTGCatcttagtatatgtgctgccgaagcgagcattGTCTGCGGTACATCTTAactcatacattttattttctgcaaGTAGATTTGTTCTCACAATATTTTTTTCACACCCTCTCCTATTCTTACTCTTTTATTTAGATCAAAAAATCCCTGGATTAGGAATACTATAGTCCTGCTATCCACGTGTTTGATGACTTGAGCCTGGCCAGTCATGGACCATGGTGTTTCCTTGTCTGACACCACAAACACAGTAATGTGAAAACTACTTTTAAACGTGTAAAGCAATAAAATATAGCACTGTTCTATATActtctcatttgtttcttttcttgatCTGTTAAGAAATCTCTAACATCCAGGACGAAGTTAGAGGTGATAATTTGAACTTCTGGGtgttcatctgctgccttctgttCAATGAGCATGCTTAGTGCACCAATGCTGTAAATCCCACTTGCAATCAGCAAAGGAATTAGAAGAATTTAGAGTCACACCTTTTGGAAGAGAAAAAGACAATTagcaacaaatatatttttataatgaatCATCACAAATTAGATTCTGCACTTGAAAAATTTCTCAAATCCCCAGTTCTTCTATAACTCAACTCTCTTTGTGAAGTTCCTGTCTAGAacatgtaacattttttaaattactttacaTATTTGTTCCCCTCTTGGCTGTGAGACTCTGTTGTAAAATACAATGCATTTGGAAGTAAATGCCAGTGTCTTTCTCTATGGTAAACAGGAGGTGACAAATTAGCATTACTTTTATTCAAAGCTCATAGTAGCTTAAGTATTTTTGTGAGTGAACATTTATTATCTCTTCAAATTTCAAGAAAGTTCCCACTAGAACGACTACTGCAGAGTAACTGCTAATACACTATGTTAAATTATGCAATTGGGACACACATTCAAAGTTACTCCTCTTTAGAATGTTGATATATCttgtgttaaaaatatttaagcaacTATAGAAAATGTGTCacatcttgaaaaaaacaaacaagttatCAACTACAGTATAGTGAATGCTCAATATGAACAAATATTGACAAATATAACCATTACTCTTTCATTAAGACTATTGAACTGTAAGAACATTATTAACTAATGCTCATCAAGCATTCTGAGTAAGTATTTTGATGCTGATCTTGCTGCTGTTatggaaaatagagaaaaaatgtGAATTAAGAAAGCATTAATTCACATTAGCTGAAACATACCACAACCAGTTTTTAAATGGCTACCAAAAGTTGAGTTCAACTGAGTTGGAAGCACATAATCACATCCCCACAACTTATTTCTGGCATGAACCATCTCTTCTACTTGtgctgaaatttatttttgtgtgtttttcagtTTAATTAACTGAAGACGTACAAAATAACCTAGTTTACAGAATTATTATTCTGATAGAATGATCTTACAGTTTCTGCATGTTACAAATAACAGACTATGTACACTTCAATACTTCGATGCCTGTACCATTAAAGTTTAGCTATCATACAAATGCACCTGCTTTTATTCACCACTATATCCGCATTGCTCATTGGAGCACTTGGAGAACAAGAGGATCTCAGCAAAGATTTTTGAATGAGGTAAAATCATTATGACAAATTACTATGAATTCCCCTTTCTAGCATTATCCTTAGCACACATAAATATTTCGTAAATATTTGTTTCTGTGCAACATGAGGAATTAACACAACTGCAATGTCACCAATGAGACaaaattttgatgatttctgCTCCATATTTTTATTAACAACCAGTTGATAGTATATGGATTTGCTTAATACATTTGCAACTTGGAAGTGACTTATAATTAGCAGTCATTGATATAAATGTTAGAACCATAATCCCAATGGAATTCAGCATGATAAAACAAGACATAAAAAGTCTTCCATGTAGACAAAACAAAcaccaagaaagaaaaatctaaacCTAGGTTTAAAGCCCTCAGtttgacaaaagaaaaacatagcATATCAAACCAGCAACCTGAGAgccatttgtttttaaaacaaaaagacaaaaatgatctGGTGATATGATGACAAAAAACCTAACATAAGAAAATACAGCCTATGATTCTGTCAAATTGCAACAATTTCAAGCTCAGAAAGCATAAAATCCATAATTTGGTGCCTAAAAGTCATTTTTTCATAATTCTTTTCACTTCCCAGTTCATGAATCCTCTATACAGGAGATCAATATTTAATCAATCTTTAATGAAATCTCAGACTAATTTCCGAATTCATAGTTGGTGATATCTTATTTTCGTTATCTCTCAGTTTCCTATTTCCATATTTGAATCTCTTTCTTGGATTCATTGAGCTATAGTCAATAATTTTCCTACTAGTGTCCGTAACTCTGTCGCGTTGCATTCAATTCTGGGATAATACAGTGCTCTGTCTCCATGAGCAACATCATGTCAATACTGAACTATCCTTTCACTTTTACAATTATAGTGCCTGGAACAATGATTGGCAAACCCGCAAAACTGTTCATGAAGTCTGTGATATCTGCAGTTACTCACCTGCACCAATAGGTCGTTAGAAACAGCTGATGTTTCAACGCGTTTTCGGTCcacttagaaagtcagatatgaagTTATATCTGTTTCTATAAGGTCTGATGCCTGTTATCTACATGATGGTGTTTCAGAAGAGTTCCAATATGTATACAGCctatgaaaatgtttttctgtctgttccaTAATATTAATTTTCTTCCACCTAACCAAGACCTTGATGCCTGCTTGCTCATTTGTGAGCACTTTCTTAGGGACTATAGCGCACTTCCTAAACCTTGTTGAGAGTGCACTTACAAAGAATTACAGCATTCATAGCCACCCAAAGTGTCACATTAAAACACTTCTAGACTGAATGCCACTGATTGCGTTTGTTCAGCACAGCTTGCCCAGCTCTCACTGTACCAGTCAGATCCCTTCCACTCAGACACATACTGCTGCTCTTAGGACACTACAATGGTCCTTAGcatagttttacatttttttccacagTTCACGTGGGTACTGTTGTTAGAGTTTGTTTCATGACCAAATCAAACAACCAGGAAAATAAAAACTCCTTTTACTCACACACTTTCAAAGaatctcttccatctgccaaaATCAGGCAAAATGTGATCCTTTTGTGAACACAACCTTGAATTTCTGTTAGATCCCAAGGATTGTTCCCAGTTCTATATCTCATGACCCACATAGAGTTTGACTCAGGTCAGAATGGCTCAGAGGTAGAAAAACCCCTGAGCCATTGCCTGAAAAGTTccaatgcacacaggggacaatgCAGTCAAAGTCTCCTCAgtgaaatacacagaaaaagcACAAACTTTCTTCCAAACAGTATTTTTCCAATTGTTGAAGAAAATAATCATACAATGCAAGAATACCCGTGTTCCATATTATTAAAGTGAAAATAGCaggacctggcacggtggcctagcggctaaagtcctcgccttgaacaccccgggatcccatatgggcaccggttctaatcccggcagctccacttcccatccagctccctgcttgtggcctgggaaagcagtggaggacagcccaaagctttgggactctgcacccacgtgggagacctggaggaggtttctggctcctggcttcagatcggcgcagcaccagccgttgcactcacttggggagtatatcatcagacagaagatcttcctctctgtctctcctcttctctgtatatctgacttgtcaatgaaaataaataaatcttaaaaaaaaagaaatggcagccTGAAAATGTCCACTTTATTTCATGTTTCTCAAATATGATATTCAAGTAAAAGAGGAAAACCAAGTTAGTGTGATGTAACTAGCTTTTAAGGATTCGCATTTTCAACCCATCTATCTTGAGGTGTTCACAGATTATCCTATTAGAAAtccttatgtttaaaaaaaaagtatcaacaAGTGTACTgattgaataaaatttaaaatatttcacaattcCTTAGCAAAAGTCTAGGATAAGAATACTaacaaaatatatagaaataaagGACTATAAAGCTAATAAGCCAATGATAAAATCCTGCTACAGAAATAGATGTTTTAATCATATTTTCGTATTTTCTATTGAATTGTATGttctagaaaagaaaatgcttcaaGAGAAGTAAGACCATGCACCTACATGTTGAGCAATTATCCATACAGAAAAGCCGATTCACCTGCTTAGTTCTCCACCAAAGAGCCGTTAGTCCTGTATGGTGAGCCGTACAACAAGACAGATGGTAGcttaatataaagaaaattcaACATTAAAGTGAGGCAGTTTACAACCAGACATACTGGAAGTAACGGTAATAATCTTCTCACTTGCAAGTGTCCTGCTCAAAGACTGAACCTTCCAGCAAGTTGTGAAAATGTCTCTATATTAACTAGAATGTTGGTTCAGATGATTTCTATTATCCCAACAAATCCTGATTTTGATCATTTTCCCAaacttctattatttttaaatttgatccCTACTACTGTTTCCTTTGGCATACATAAACCCTGTTGACAATTGCAAGGTTGAAAATATTGATTCCTGCGTTACAGACCAGTAATTGTACTCATCTATCGGTGTGTTTGTATTTGTATACCTGCCTCTGTGTGTTTATGCTTGTAATTACAAGTAATCACAATGTTGATAACAGCTTTATGTTGCAACTATTTCCTCAACAGAATATTTTTTATGTCTCTCATGCTAGCCCATCAATGtaacaatattttttattataatggaGCCGCATTCCAGCCAGGAAATTTAAATTTCTTCCTAAGCAAAGAAGTTTTGACAAGCTCTGTTCTATTAGTTTTAGATTGAAATACACATAAATGTTGTatgattaaaatataataatatttaaattttttataatgattcatttttagaaaataccATATTAAGTTTGaatctgatttcatttcctgttaCGGTGCCTGCATGTATAATTCTCACATCACTTTTTATTAGACAATTTAATGATATGAGGCAGCAGAACTTTGTACCCATTCTTCATCACAAAGTTCCCTTCTAGAGACGAAGTCATTCTCTCTGACCCTACTACTCTGACAGCAGAAATAATGCAACATTCATCCCATACCAGAAGTTGATTGATCTTTAAGAATATTAAACATTTAATAATAATCTAATAATATTTTTAGTATAATACCAGAAAATATTGCCCTTCCTGTTTACTAATCTTCTAAGAAATGTTACTTGGTTTATCTTGATTAACTGATGAGGTCTCCATCTTTGTCTTCTGATGCTAATGTTTACCATTTACTTTTCCTTGGTATCTGCAGTGCCTTGGCATCACAGGATTTGACTTTTACAAGAAACTAGAAAATGATTTTGGACTAACCCCATCACTTATGCAGGAGTAGTCTCACAATTACTCAAGAATGTCCCAGGATTtacacagatgtggaaattaaatGCTTACCTGAAACTTAACTAAATATTGTTTACTGTAATATAACTTCTTaagctgctgccagcatcccatacaggtggtcaggttcaagtcctggctgttccacttcccatccaacactctgcgaatgtgcctgagaaaagtaGTGAAATACAGCGCAAGTTCTTAGACATCCTCCTCCaccaccctggctcctggttcaacCTGATACaactccagtcattacagccatttgaagagtttgccagtggatagaaaatctctgctCACTCTTCTTCTGGAACTCTgacttttatataaatataataaattttttaaagctagAATCTTTATTGTTGGATAGGTATATGGATTGATCGgtggtagaaaaaaagaaatctccatCAGTAATGAAATACATTCTTGCATGAATTTGACCTTCTTACATTCTCCAATTCAGGCTGTCAGCACAATGAAACTAATTTTACTTGCCTAACAATATTCTGAGTCCTCAGGATTTTAACTGTGAGCCAAAGTCTCATACCCAGTCAATAGTCACCCAGGGTTCCATGAAAGAAAACTACTTCATTTACCTTTCCCAATTCCGCTGGCTTCAAACGCAATGTGAAGCCAATGGAGATTGATATCTAGAGATGTAGTTGAAAGGTATTTTCCTCTTTGGTTGTATGTTTGTCTTAGGATGAAGAGCTCCTCAAACAGAGAAGTTGTGATCACCCAAGGTTTCTTCCCTCAGCTGGGAGACTGCTGAGGCTCATGTATTGAAAGATTGGAGCATCTTTCCCCACTGTACCACTCTCACACACTCTAGAAAAGAGCATATTATCAAGTCACCTCCTGAATCTAAGGATGAGGAGAGCAACCTTACTCTGGGAATATTGCCAAGGCCTGCTTAACAGCAGTGAGAGAATTGTTTCCAGGATTAGGCCTTAGAGACTTCGGGGCCCTGATGTGATCATTATTATCAACTTATTGGCACTCCAAATCTGCCTGTCCTCAGTTCTTACTATTCTCTAAACTCCGCCCAAACTAAGATTCAATGCTTACATAATAAATCTTGTCACTTAGTTCATCAAACTCTCCAATCTGGAATTACTCGTGATCCCCCTACTTTAAGTCCTACCAGATTCTCATCAACcaaatcaaattccattttatttcttggaGCCTACTATAATCCTCCTATTCAAATCTCCTCCTTTTCTGACTTCGTAAGCGATTTTTAAGTGGTCAGCcatattgggagttctgtgcccctcatgTATTCTGTTccacaattctttctccaaattagggaagttttctttgATTATTTCATTGGATACACGTTTAAGcccagatttctctttctgtgccttctgcaactcccataattcttatattggGCATTTTAATAATCTCccttaatttttgaatacttccCTTAGTTtaactcagttcctcttccagctttttgattgtttccctgtTGTTGAAgtaaatgtcttccaattctgaaattctttcttctgcctcactcattctattggTGAGGCtctccattgaatttttaatttgtttcgtTGTGTCCAATTTTTATAATTCAGCTTGGTTTTGTATCAGTattgccatttcctgtgtgacatatacCTTAAAtgctttgaactcctgtatgtgtttctcagtgttaaaaaagctttataacaaatttGTAAGATTcattatcccccatttcctcaatgtctttCTTAGTTAACTCCgaagttgacaaaggcttttgctcctttgcaggggaggcatcagtaatattcactgtgtcttcttttgctcttggtcattgctattctggttagcagatttctctccttagggcaggtttctaagctctgttgcCCACTGGTCTGCACGTcaattttattgattgcatttggTAACTGGTTCTTCAGTTGCTGTCACGTCTGCCACTCCTTCCAATGAGTTTCAGTCCTAAGCTCTTGTTCtagacttctaccatggtctcagtaaccccagctcctggctcaccactctccacctcctgtgaccctGTGTGGTGCTGCGCCTTACCTGCATAGCTTTTCTTCCACCACTGGTTCAAGTAGTGTGTGGGATTAGCAAGACACAAGCTGTCCTAAACCACTGGGTTGTCCGcagttttggttttgttgggcCCCGCTGGCCTGAAGACCTAggttaggacttcagccactaggctaccgtgccgagcccaacattttattttcaaagattgatttgttatgtatttgaaagcattacaaggagagggaaaggaaaagtaggggagatagagagagagagagagggaggaagagaaagagaaagagaatcttctctcTGACTGTTTGCTTTccagatgactacaacagctgggactgagaaaagccgaagccaggagccaggagattcttctgggtttttcaTCAGGATGGAAAGAGCCCAAGCCCTTCGGTCATCTGACATGGCTTTTCTCGTGCCAGAAACATGGAATTGCATTATATTGTAAGTTAAGAAGCTGGGATGGAAGctcacatccatatgggatgccacaatgccagtccctggaCATTTTAATAGTAATTATTCCAAATTGCTGAAGCAATGAGTACCTTcccattttttttgtctttgatgatttttttcatcactgccatgtcattttctttgcaatgatcttttgttttattggttaaatttattcatatataCTTAATTTTTGTAACTATTTTGAGTGGAATTCATAtcttgatttctctttcactaacaatttttgatgtttaaaaattaaacagagggaccagtgtggtagcctaacggctaaaatccttgccttgcacattctgggatcccacatgggtgctagtttttgtcccagtggccccacttcccatccagctccctgcttgtggcctgggaaagcagtggaggacgacccaaagccttaggactctgtacccgcgtgggagacctagaggaagctcctgactcctggcttcagattggcacagctctggccattgtggctgcttggggagtgaatcagcagatggaagatctttcattctgtctctcctcttctccgtatatctgactttacaataacaaatttttgaaaattattaaaaatacttcattttgTTAACTGTGTAACTTAAAACTTTACTGAAATATCACTATTACCAGTTTTCTAGTGGAGTATCGTGATGTTTCTATGTACAAAAACATGTAATCTGCAAACACGGGTATTTTGACTTCCTCCTCTCTGATTgtgatgcttttttttctctttctccatctgcaTTTCTGTTTCTAAGTGAAAGAAAACATCTCCATCTTGTTTCCGCTGTGAAGGTTAAGGTTTTCAGCTATTCCCCGCTCAGTATAATGCCTGCGGATTTGTCATATGCAGCCATAATAATTTCAGCATTCTTTCTACACCTAATTTGTGGAGGATTTTTATAATGAAGAGATATTGATGTATCTTGTCAAATGTTTCCTCCACATCTATTAAAACAATCATATGATTTTTACTCTTCATTCAGTCTATATTTATGATAGTTATTGATTGGCAAACAATCTCTGGGATAAACCCCCTTTGGTCATGATGTCTGATCTTCTGGTGCAGTGTTAAGATTCCATTTGTTAGTATTTTGCTGAGAATTTCTGCAACTATACTTATTGAAGATATTActaattttgtgtatttgtttctaTTTCAGAAGTATGCTGGTTACCTTCTAAAAAGTTTTTCCGAGTCTATCCTATACAAGATTTCGGAATAGCTTGAAAAGTATtataattatttcttattttgcagAATTCAGTGGTAAATCCATCAGGTCCTGGGATTGTCTTAGTCAGAGACCGATTATTGTTTTAATCTCATTGCTTGTTATGAGTCTGCTTAGATTTTCTGTATCTTCCTGATTAACCTTGACAGTCTTACATATTTAGGAATATATGCATTTCACACTGCTTGCAAGGGGTTTGATTTTGGCAGCATATAGTTGTTTATACTAGTTTCCTAGtatcctttatttttattattggaaaggcagattttttttaaagatttattttatttttattacaaactcagatatactgagaggaggagagatagagaggaagtggagctgccgggattagaaccagcggccatatgggatcaaggtgaggaccttagccactaagccacgctgccgagctACTTTTATTATTAATGT
It encodes:
- the LOC101524091 gene encoding olfactory receptor 2Y1B-like, producing the protein MGSFNTTFIEGFILMGFSDWPQLEVFLFIFILIFYSLTLFGNTTIIALSQLDIRLRTPMFFFLCHLSFLDLCYTTSTVPQLLINLGGSDRTISYGGCVAQLFVVLALGSTESMLLVVMAFDRYAAICRPLHYMTIMHPILCQALAFTAWLGGFINSLIQTGLMMAMPLCGHHLNHFFCEMPVFLKLACEDTGGTEAKMFVARAVILVFPAVLILVSYIHITMAVLRVKSVAGRRKAFGTCGSHLLVVSLFYGSAIYTYLQPTGSYSEKGGKFVALFYTIVTPMLNPLIYTLRNKDVKGALTKILERGSGSR